From the genome of Rhizobacter sp. AJA081-3:
CGCCAGCGTGGGCGTGTCCACGTCCAGCGCGTGAAGACGCGCGAAGGCGCAGCCGACGGCCAGCGCGAGTTGCGTGCCCGAGCCGAAGCCGGCATGCGCCGGGAGCACCTGGTGCAGGCGCAACGACAGCGGCGCATGGCAGCCGCTGCGTTCGCGCAGGCGCTGCAGGTGGGCGGATGCGCGCCCGAGTTCGTCTTGCGCGGCCAGCGTGTCGGCGCTCAGCGCATCGTGCTCAGCCGGCGCGAGTTCGAGCCCGGTCTCGAAACCGTCGATGACCAGGCCGATGCTGCCGAAGCGCCGCCCCAGCGAGCCCGAGGGGTCGAGGAAGCCCAGGTGCAGGCGGCCCGGCGCGCGCACGCTCACGCCGGCGCGGGCTTGGGCGCGAGGCGAGGTCGTCGAGGGGCTGGGCATGGGTCGGAACGGGGCGTCGATCGGGCGGAGCATACGGCCAAGGTAGCAAGGGCCGTTCCGCCACGGGAACTCACCCGCGCAGGTGCCTGCGGGGCGGCGTTGTCCCGTTCCGGGGACACTGTGTCAACGCAGCCGCAGCCGCCGAGCTGCGTCAGTCGTACTTGAGGTACTTGAAGCGCGGGTCGTCCGGCGTGCCTTCGAGCACCGCCTCCGCTTCCTGGCCGGGCTGCCACATCAGCACTTCTTCGATCTTCTTCGCCAGCTCGAAGTCCTTCTCGGTGATGCCCTTGGCGGCGTGGTTCATCAGCTTGACGGTGACGAAGGCGTACGACACGTTGAGGTCCGGGTGATGCCAGGCCGCCTCGGCCAGGTGGCCGACGGTGTTGACCACCATCAGCGTGCCCTTCCAGCCGCTGGTCTTGTACTTGCGCCGGATCCAGCCGTCCTCGAAGGTCCACTTCGGCAACTCGGCCTTCAGGCGCGCGTCGACTTCCTCGACCGTGTAGACCTCGTCCTTGCCCTTGCGTCGCCACTGCGTCATGTCCGTCTCCTGTGCTCGATCGTTGGCGAGCGTGTCACGCCACCGCCCGCGATGCAAGCACCTGGCCTTCGCACACGCCGAAGCCGATGCGGCGCGCGCCCTCACGCTCGCAATGGGCGCGCAGCACGAGGCTGTCCCCGTCTTCGAGGAAGGTTCGCGTCTCGCCATTGGCCAGGGTGATGGGCCGCTTGCCGCCTTCGGTGAGCTCGAGCAGCGAGCCGCCCTGCCCCGGCGCCGGACCCGACTGCGTACCCGAGCCGAGCAGGTCGCCCGCGCCCAGGTTGCAGCCGTTGACGGTGTGGTGGGCGATCAACTGTGCGATCGTCCAGTACGAGTCGCGGAAGTTCGACCGCATCAGCCGCTCATGCGGCAGGCCGGCTTCGCGCATGCGCGGTGTCTGGATCGACGCCTCGAGCGTGATGTCGAAGGCACCGGCGGCGCGGTTCGCCGCCGAATCGAGGTAGGGCAAGGGCTGCGGGTCGCCGGCCGGGCGCTCGAAGGGCACACGGAACGGCGCCAGCGCCTCGGGCATGACCACCCAGGGCGAGATCGTGGTCGCGAAGTTCTTCGACAGGAAGGGCCCGAGCGGTTGGTACTCCCAGGCCTGAACGTCGCGCGCCGACCAGTCGTTGAGCAGCACGATGCCGAACAGCGCGTCTTCCGCCTTCGTGATCGGCACCGGCTCGCCGAGCGCATTGCCCGCGCCGATGAGGAAGCCCAGCTCCAGCTCGTGGTCGAGCCGCGCGCTCGGCGCCAGCCGCGGTTGCGCGTCGTTCGGGCCCTTCACCTGGCCGAGCGGGCGGTGGAAACGCTGGCCGCTCACGCCGATCGACGAGGCGCGGCCGTGGTAGCCGATCGGCACCCACTGATAGTTGGGCAGCAACGGGTTGTCGGGGCGGAACAGCTTGCCCACCGCGGTGGCATGGTGGATGCCGGTGTAGAAGTCGGTGTAGTCACCGATGCGGCAAGGCAGGCCCATCTCGAGGGCCGCTTGTGGCACCAGGCACAGCTCGAGGAAGGGCCCCTGCTCGCTGCCGTCGCGCAAGGCCACCGACAGCGCGCTGCGCACGCCGCGCCGCGCGACCGGCCCGAGAGCCATGAAGCCGAGCAGATCGCCTGCGGCCAGAGGCTGCAGCCACTGCGCCACCTCGCGTCCCCAGGGGCATTGCTCAGCGGAAAGTCGCAGGTCCAGCACCTGGTCGCCGATGGCCACGCCGAAGCGCCACGGCTCCTCGCTGCCCTTGCGGCGGAAGCGCCCGAGCGGCAGGTTCTGGATCGGGAAGTCGGTGCCGGCCTCGTTGGCCGAGGCGACCCAGCTGCGCAGCGATGGATCGTGCGTGTCGTCGAGCGCCGCGCTCATGCGGCCGATCCACCCGTCGGCACGCCGGCGCGCGCCGCGTCGAGCGCCTCGCGCAGCACGCGAAGGTCGCCGATGTGGTTGGCCAGCAGCAACACCAGGCGCGCGTTGACGAGCCGGCTGGCTTCGTCGGACAGGCCGCGGTGCGTGTCGATCAGCATCTCGTAGAAGTCGTCGCCGGGCGTGAACGCATGCAGCGGCGACTGGCCGGGACGGCCGAAGTTCGGGCGGGTGTTGAGGTGTTCCATCGTCTTCTCTTCGGAAGGTCAGGCGTTGCAGGTGGCGCGGGCCAGCGCAGCGCGCACGGCGGCGGCGTCGAGCCGGCGCCAGCGCGCGGCCACGTGCTGGTCGGGCCGCAGCAGGTAGGCGGTGCCGGGGCGTGCGTCGAGGCGCTTGGCGGCCACGCCCTGGTGATCGACGACCAGCGACGCGCCGGCCGGCGCATCGCCGTCGACCTGAGACACGATCAGGGAGCGCACCGGGATCGCGGCATCGGCGAGCGATCGGATCGTCTCGCGCGTGGCGGCGTCGATGTCGGCCGGTCCTGCCACGAACAACATCAACGTGAAGCGGTGGCCGGTGTGCGCGAGCAGCCAGGCATCCTGCCCCTGGTGCCGCACCGGCGCGTCGGCCAGCGGCGCGCCCGGGTGCAGCGTGCCTTGGAACGGATCCGCGTCGGGCGTGTTCAACGCCGAGCCCGTCAGGTGCGCCGGCACCGAGAGCCGCCCCGAATTGACCAGAGATCGCGCGAAGGCATGCTCGCGCGCCAGCGTCAGCACCGCGTTGCGGAAGTCGCGCGAGACCTGGCTCTTGGGCGTGATGAAGTCGGTGGAGCGTGTCGAGTTCAGCAGGTTCTCGTCGGCGGCGAAGACTCGTTCGTCGCTGTAGCTGTCGAGCAGCGTGTCGGGCGCCTTGCCGTCCATCACCAGCTTGAGCTTCCACACCAGGTTGTCGGTGTCCTGCAGGCCGGAGTTGGCGCCGCGCGCACCGAAGGGCGAGACCTGGTGCGCCGCGTCGCCAACGAACAGCACGCGGCCGTGGCGGAAGCGCTGCATGCGCCGGCACTGGAAGGTGTAGACGCTGACCCATTCGAGCTCGAACTCGCGCTCCGGCCCGAGCATGGCGCGGATGCGCGGGATGACGCGCTCGGGCTGCTTCTCCGCTTCGGGGTCGGCATCCCAGCCGAGCTGGAAGTCGATGCGCCAGACGTTGTCGGCCTCGCGGTGCAACAGCACGCTCTGCCCCGGGTGAAACGGCGGATCGAACCAGAACCATCGCTCGGCCGGGAAGTCGGCCTTCATCACCACATCGGCGATGAGGAAGCGGTCCTGGAACACCTTGCCCTCGATGTCCAGGCCGAGCTGGCGGCGGATCGGGCTGCGTGCGCCGTCAGCGACTATGACCCAGTCGGCATCGAGCGAATACCGCCCTTCGGTCGCCTCGACCTCGATGCGCACGCCGTCACCGGCCGGTGTCACACCGACCACCTTGTTCTTCCAGCGCAGCTCCAGGTTCGGCAGCTCGCTGGCGCGCTTCACGAGGTATTCCTCGAGGTAGTACTGCTGCAGGTTGACCATGCCCGGGCGGTGATGGTCGGCCTCGGGCAGCAGGTTGAAGCGGAACACCTCGTCGTTGCCGTAGAAGGTGCGCCCGACGTTCCAGGTCACGCCCTTGTCGACCACCGGGTCGCCGCAGCCGATGCGGTCGAGGATCTCCAGCGCGCGCTTGGCGTAGCACAGGCCGCGCGAGCCGACGCTGACGGTGTCGTCGTCGTCGAGCAGCAGCACGCGCGTGCCCTGCATCGCGAGGTCGATCGCCGCGGCCAGGCCGACCGGGCCGGCACCGACGACGATCACCGGGTGGCGTGGCACCTCGCCCGGCCGTTCGATCTCGGCGGGGCGATGGTGGGCGTAGCGCGGGTAGGTGTAGGTGCTCAGCATGGGCGGCTCGTGTGGCGTCAGCCGTTGAATTCCTTCTCGTGCATCCAGGCCGCGTGCTTGGGAGCACGACGGGTCTTCGCCCATTCGTCGAGCATGTCCCACTTCACCGCGTCGAGCTTCGCGTTCATGTCGGCCGTGGCCGTGTCGGCGGCGAGCTCGACGCGGTGCCCGTTCGGGTCGAAGAAGTAGATCGACTTGAAGATCGTGTGGTCGGTCGGGCCAATCACCTCGATGCCCGCAGCCTGCAACTTCGTCTTCGTCGCTTCGAGCTCCTCCAGCGAGCCGACCTTGAACGCGATGTGCTGCACCCATTCCGGCGTGTTGGCGTCGCGGCCCATCGCCGGCGAGTTCGGCAGCTCGAAGAAGGCGAGGATGTTGCCGCCGCCCGCGTCGAGGAAGACGTGCATGTAGGGGTCGGGCGCGTGCGTCGAGGGCACATGGTCCTCGGCGATGGCGAGCACGAAGTCCATGCCCAGGTGTTCGCGGTACCACTGGACGGTCTGCTTGGCGTCGCGGCAGCGGTAGGCGACGTGGTGGATGCGCTGGATGCTCATGTGCGTGTCTCCTCAGGTTTCGAGCGCGGCCCACATCTGGCGGTCGCGCTCGGCGGTCCAGATGCGCGGGTCGGGGTACTGCGTGGCCTCGTCGTAGCAGCGCGTCACGTCGAAGGGCATGCAGTGGTCGAAGATGACCCACTTGCCGTACTTCGGCGCCAGGCGCGCGTAGGTGTCCTTGTAGACGGCGTTCAGATCCTTGCCCGCGGCCACGCCGGCCTTGACGCTGTCGTAGACGTCGGCGATGAAGGCGCGCGTGCCGGCGAGCCCCGCCTGCACCTGATCGGGCGTCACCAGCGCGGCGCCGCGGCCAGGCACGAGCTTCGCGGGCTTCAGCGCGGCGAGGTTGTCGAGCGTGGCCGGCCAGTCCTTGAAGTAGGCATCGCCGGCGTAGGGCGTGGCGTCGAACTCGACCAGGTCGCCGCTGAACAGGATCTTCTGCTGCGGCAGCCAGGCCACCGTGTCGCCCTTGGTGTGGCCGCGGCCGAGCTGCAGCAGCTGCACCTCGAGCTTGCCCAGCCACAGCGTCATCCTGCCGGTGAAGGTCATCGTCGGCCAGGTCAGGCCGGGCGGCACGCTCTCGACATTGCGGAACAGGCGCGGAAAGCGGCCGATCTCGCTGGCCTTGTCCTGCTCGCCGCGCTCGACGATGAGGTCGTAGGTGTCCTGGCTGGCGATGATCTGCTGCGGCGCGTAGGCGCTCGCGCCGAGCACGCGCACCGCGTGGTAGTGGGTCAGCAGCACGTACTTGATCGGCTTGTCGGTGACCTCGCGGATGCGGCGGATCACGTCCTGTGCCATCACCGGCGTGGCCTGCGTGTCGAGCACCAGCACGGCGTCGTCGCCGATGATGATGCCGGTGTTCGGGTCGCCCTCGGCCGTGTAGGCATAGGCGTTGTCGGACAGCTTCGTGAAGCTGACCTTCTTCTCTTCGAGGTCGGCCTGGCTGGCGAAGGTCTTCTGGCTCATGGGGGCTCCGGAGTCCGTGGCCGGGCGGCCACGGTGTTTGTTCATTGCAAACGCGTTCGCACTTTACGGGCAAGGTTGCGCTATGTCAAACTAGTTTGCATGGAACAAATCGTCAACCGCGAGCAGCGGGCGGTGCAGTCGGTAGAGGTCGGCGGGCGATTGCTCATCGCGCTGGGCCAGCATGCCGCGCCGATGTCGCTGAAGGACCTGGCAGCCGCCGCCGACCTGCCGGCCTCGCGGGCGCACCCCTATCTGGTGAGCTTCGGCCGTCTCGGCCTGATCGAGCAGGACGGCACCAGCGGGCGCTACGCGCTCGGCCCGGCGGCGCTGCAGCTCGGCCTGGCCTGCCTGCACCAGCTCGACCCGATCAAGGCCGCGGGGCCGGTGGCCGAGGCGCTGTCGCAGGCGATCGACCAGACGGTGGCAATCGCCGTGTGGGCCAACTTCGGCCCGACCATCGTGCGCGTGATCGAGGGCAGCCAGCCGCTGCACGTGAACATGCGCGCCGGCTCGGTGATGTCGGTGCTGGGCACCGCCACCGGCCGTGCCTTCGCCGCCGTGCTGGCGCCGCGCACCGTGAAGGAGGTGCTCTCCGGGCCGGTGGGTGAGCCGCGCCGCGCCGACCGCACGCCGGTGAAGGACGTCGACCGCGAGCTCGAAGGGATCGCCGCCGAGGTGCGCCGCCACGGCGTGGCCCGCGCGCTGGGCCGGCCGATCCCGGGCGTCAACGCCTTCAGCGCGGCGGCCTTCGACCACGAAGGGCGGCCGGCGCTGGTGATCACGGCGCTCGGCCACGAAGACACCTTCGCCGCCACCTGGGATTCGCCGCTGGCCGCTGCGGTGCGCGACGCCGCTGCCGAGGTGTCGCACCGGCTCGGCCACCGGCGCTGAGCGCGTCGAGGGCTCCGCCCGTGCCGCGTCACTTCACCAGCGGCCGCACCGTGGTGAAGCCGCCATCCACGGCGATTACTTGGCCGGTCAGGCGCTGAGCACCCTCGCCGAGCAGCCAGGCCATGACATCGGCCACCTGCTCCGCGGTCTGCACGCCGCCCAACGGGTACTGGCGCGCCGCGCCCTCGCGCATGGCCGGCAGTTTGAGCATGGATGCGGTCATCGGCGTCTCGGTCAAACCCGGCGCCACCGCGTTGACGCGCACGCCCTGCGATGCGTGCGTGGCCGCGGCGCTGCGCACCAGCGCCTCGACGCCGCCCTTGGCCGCCGCGATCACCTCGTGGTTGGCCACGCCGATGCGCGCCACCACCGAGCTCACGAACACGGCCGCGCCCGGTGCGCCTTTCAGTTCCGCGAGCCAGGCCTGCAGCACGAAGACCGCGCTGTCGAGGTTCACCCGCATCAGCTCGCGATAGGCCTCGATGCGCGTGCGCTGCAGCGGCGCGATCAGCGTGCTGCCGACGCAGTGGGCGAGTTGCGTGGGCGCCTCGCCGAGCGCTTCGCGGCAGGCCGCGAAAGCCAGCGCCGCGCCTTCCGGCGTGGTGGTGTCGGCGGCGATGCGCAGCACGGCCGGCACCTCGGCCAGCCGCGCGGCATCGCGGCCCACGGCCACCACGCGGCGGCCCTGCGCCGTCAGGCGCGAGGCCAGCGCGCGGCCGATGCCGCCACTGGCACCGGTGACGAGGACGATGGTAGTCATGGCAGCGTTTCCTGCAGGTCGAGTGGATCGGTTTCGGCTGGCGCGCGGCGCACCGTCGCGCTCCGGCACCCCACCTCGCCGCGACGGATGGATTGGGCACGCTGCACCACCGCAGCCCTCTGCGATTCGTCCATGCGCTGCAGGTTCTTCACCTGCAGCGCCATGCGCGGGTTCTTCGCCAGCAGGGCCTGGTGGCGCATGAGAAAGTCCCAGTACAGCGTGGTGAACGGGCAGGCCGCGTCGCCGCTGCGCAGCGCCGGGTCGTAGCGGCAGCCGGCGCAATGCGGGCTCATGCGCTCGATGTACTTTCCGGTGGCCACGTAGGGCTTGCTGGCCATCAGGCCCCCGTCGGCGAACTGGCTCATGCCCAGCGTGTTGGGCAGCTCCGCCCACTCCACCGCGTCGACGTAGACCGCGAGGTACCAGGCATGCACCTGGCGCGGCTGCACGCCGTACATCAGCGCGAACAGGCCGGTCACCATCAGCCGCTGGATGTGGTGGGCGTAGCCGTGCTGCAGCGTCTGCGTGATCGCGTCGCGCAGGCAGGCCATGTCGGTGTCGCCGCTCCAGTACCACGCGGGCAGGTCTTCCTTCGCATCGAGCGCGTTGCGTTCGAGGTAGCCGGGCATCTGCGTCCAGTAGATGCCGCGCACGTACTCGCGCCAGCCGAGGATCTGCCGCACGAAGCCCTCCACGCTGGCCAGCGGCGCGCGGCGGGCGTGGTACGCGGCCTCCGCGGCAGCGACGACTTCGCGCGGGTTGAGCAGCTTGAGGTTCAGCACTGCTGACAGGTGCGCGTGGAACAGCCAGGGCTCGCCCGGCCACATCGCGTCCTGGTGGCGGCCGAAGTGCGGAAGGCGTTGCGCGATGAACTCGTGCAGCGCCTGCAGGGCCTGCTCGCGCGTGACGGGCCAGGCGAAGTCGTCGAGCCGGCCCGGGTGGGACGCGAAGCGCTCGCGTACCAGCGCGATGACCTCACGCGTGATCGCGTCCGGCGCAAAGCGGCTGCGCGGCGGCACGCGGCCGGGCCCTTCGGGGCCGAAGGCGGCGCGGTTGTCGGCATCGAAGTTCCACTCGCCGCCCAGCGGCTCCTTGCCGTCCATCAACACCCGATGGCGCACGCGCTGCTCACGGTAAAAGTACTCCAGCCTCAGCGTCTTGCGGCCCTTGGCGTGGGCCGCGAACTCACGCACGCTGCCGAAGAAGTGGCGGTCCTCGCGCACGTCCAGCGGCAATCCGCTGGCTTCAGCCACGCCGCGCAGCGACTGCAGCACCCGCCATTCGCCCGGCGCCGTGACCACCAGGCGTTGCGGGCGCAGCAGCGTGATGTCGGCGCGAAGCTGGGTGGCCAGGCTGCCCTGGTTACCGCC
Proteins encoded in this window:
- a CDS encoding 4a-hydroxytetrahydrobiopterin dehydratase — protein: MTQWRRKGKDEVYTVEEVDARLKAELPKWTFEDGWIRRKYKTSGWKGTLMVVNTVGHLAEAAWHHPDLNVSYAFVTVKLMNHAAKGITEKDFELAKKIEEVLMWQPGQEAEAVLEGTPDDPRFKYLKYD
- the fahA gene encoding fumarylacetoacetase, translated to MSAALDDTHDPSLRSWVASANEAGTDFPIQNLPLGRFRRKGSEEPWRFGVAIGDQVLDLRLSAEQCPWGREVAQWLQPLAAGDLLGFMALGPVARRGVRSALSVALRDGSEQGPFLELCLVPQAALEMGLPCRIGDYTDFYTGIHHATAVGKLFRPDNPLLPNYQWVPIGYHGRASSIGVSGQRFHRPLGQVKGPNDAQPRLAPSARLDHELELGFLIGAGNALGEPVPITKAEDALFGIVLLNDWSARDVQAWEYQPLGPFLSKNFATTISPWVVMPEALAPFRVPFERPAGDPQPLPYLDSAANRAAGAFDITLEASIQTPRMREAGLPHERLMRSNFRDSYWTIAQLIAHHTVNGCNLGAGDLLGSGTQSGPAPGQGGSLLELTEGGKRPITLANGETRTFLEDGDSLVLRAHCEREGARRIGFGVCEGQVLASRAVA
- a CDS encoding DUF2783 domain-containing protein; this translates as MEHLNTRPNFGRPGQSPLHAFTPGDDFYEMLIDTHRGLSDEASRLVNARLVLLLANHIGDLRVLREALDAARAGVPTGGSAA
- a CDS encoding FAD-dependent oxidoreductase encodes the protein MLSTYTYPRYAHHRPAEIERPGEVPRHPVIVVGAGPVGLAAAIDLAMQGTRVLLLDDDDTVSVGSRGLCYAKRALEILDRIGCGDPVVDKGVTWNVGRTFYGNDEVFRFNLLPEADHHRPGMVNLQQYYLEEYLVKRASELPNLELRWKNKVVGVTPAGDGVRIEVEATEGRYSLDADWVIVADGARSPIRRQLGLDIEGKVFQDRFLIADVVMKADFPAERWFWFDPPFHPGQSVLLHREADNVWRIDFQLGWDADPEAEKQPERVIPRIRAMLGPEREFELEWVSVYTFQCRRMQRFRHGRVLFVGDAAHQVSPFGARGANSGLQDTDNLVWKLKLVMDGKAPDTLLDSYSDERVFAADENLLNSTRSTDFITPKSQVSRDFRNAVLTLAREHAFARSLVNSGRLSVPAHLTGSALNTPDADPFQGTLHPGAPLADAPVRHQGQDAWLLAHTGHRFTLMLFVAGPADIDAATRETIRSLADAAIPVRSLIVSQVDGDAPAGASLVVDHQGVAAKRLDARPGTAYLLRPDQHVAARWRRLDAAAVRAALARATCNA
- a CDS encoding VOC family protein, which encodes MSIQRIHHVAYRCRDAKQTVQWYREHLGMDFVLAIAEDHVPSTHAPDPYMHVFLDAGGGNILAFFELPNSPAMGRDANTPEWVQHIAFKVGSLEELEATKTKLQAAGIEVIGPTDHTIFKSIYFFDPNGHRVELAADTATADMNAKLDAVKWDMLDEWAKTRRAPKHAAWMHEKEFNG
- a CDS encoding MBL fold metallo-hydrolase, which encodes MSQKTFASQADLEEKKVSFTKLSDNAYAYTAEGDPNTGIIIGDDAVLVLDTQATPVMAQDVIRRIREVTDKPIKYVLLTHYHAVRVLGASAYAPQQIIASQDTYDLIVERGEQDKASEIGRFPRLFRNVESVPPGLTWPTMTFTGRMTLWLGKLEVQLLQLGRGHTKGDTVAWLPQQKILFSGDLVEFDATPYAGDAYFKDWPATLDNLAALKPAKLVPGRGAALVTPDQVQAGLAGTRAFIADVYDSVKAGVAAGKDLNAVYKDTYARLAPKYGKWVIFDHCMPFDVTRCYDEATQYPDPRIWTAERDRQMWAALET
- a CDS encoding IclR family transcriptional regulator yields the protein MEQIVNREQRAVQSVEVGGRLLIALGQHAAPMSLKDLAAAADLPASRAHPYLVSFGRLGLIEQDGTSGRYALGPAALQLGLACLHQLDPIKAAGPVAEALSQAIDQTVAIAVWANFGPTIVRVIEGSQPLHVNMRAGSVMSVLGTATGRAFAAVLAPRTVKEVLSGPVGEPRRADRTPVKDVDRELEGIAAEVRRHGVARALGRPIPGVNAFSAAAFDHEGRPALVITALGHEDTFAATWDSPLAAAVRDAAAEVSHRLGHRR
- a CDS encoding SDR family NAD(P)-dependent oxidoreductase, coding for MTTIVLVTGASGGIGRALASRLTAQGRRVVAVGRDAARLAEVPAVLRIAADTTTPEGAALAFAACREALGEAPTQLAHCVGSTLIAPLQRTRIEAYRELMRVNLDSAVFVLQAWLAELKGAPGAAVFVSSVVARIGVANHEVIAAAKGGVEALVRSAAATHASQGVRVNAVAPGLTETPMTASMLKLPAMREGAARQYPLGGVQTAEQVADVMAWLLGEGAQRLTGQVIAVDGGFTTVRPLVK
- a CDS encoding cryptochrome/photolyase family protein, producing the protein MTELRSLVIVLGDQLDLEASAFDGFDTGCDAVWMAEVAEESTHVVSSQQRTALFLSAMRHFAMVLREAGLPLHYTALDAGGNQGSLATQLRADITLLRPQRLVVTAPGEWRVLQSLRGVAEASGLPLDVREDRHFFGSVREFAAHAKGRKTLRLEYFYREQRVRHRVLMDGKEPLGGEWNFDADNRAAFGPEGPGRVPPRSRFAPDAITREVIALVRERFASHPGRLDDFAWPVTREQALQALHEFIAQRLPHFGRHQDAMWPGEPWLFHAHLSAVLNLKLLNPREVVAAAEAAYHARRAPLASVEGFVRQILGWREYVRGIYWTQMPGYLERNALDAKEDLPAWYWSGDTDMACLRDAITQTLQHGYAHHIQRLMVTGLFALMYGVQPRQVHAWYLAVYVDAVEWAELPNTLGMSQFADGGLMASKPYVATGKYIERMSPHCAGCRYDPALRSGDAACPFTTLYWDFLMRHQALLAKNPRMALQVKNLQRMDESQRAAVVQRAQSIRRGEVGCRSATVRRAPAETDPLDLQETLP